Proteins found in one Streptococcus iniae genomic segment:
- a CDS encoding efflux RND transporter periplasmic adaptor subunit: protein MSRVKKIKSGKMTKKTKNIIAGLAVGSVVLIGGVLWYQEKQSMKEMSAKEPYAAVNVTEGTISSSTLLSGTVKALSEEYVYFDQSKGTNASVTVKVGDKVTKGQQLVQYNTTAPQAAYDTAVRNLNKVGRQINYLKTYGVPMATTETSTDEETGKTTSTTVHPTQQQNAGYKQQLQDLNDAYADAQSEVNKAQQTLNETVIVSSVDGTVVEVNNDIDPSSKTSQTLVHVTSEGQLQVKGSLTEFDLATVKAEQPIKIKSKVHPDKEWAGKISYISNYPKEGSAPAGDQSQASSGGSSSASYDYKADITSPLDDLKQGFSVSVEVINEGKHLLIPVTSVVKEGKKNYVWTYNDSTAKVSKTEVTVGSADAKNQEVISGLKVGQIVISNPDKSFTDGKKLEGVTSADTKAKKDAKR from the coding sequence ATGTCTAGAGTGAAGAAAATAAAAAGTGGGAAAATGACTAAAAAAACAAAAAATATTATTGCAGGACTTGCTGTTGGTAGCGTTGTGCTTATTGGTGGTGTCCTTTGGTATCAAGAAAAACAAAGCATGAAAGAAATGAGTGCCAAAGAACCTTACGCTGCAGTAAATGTTACAGAAGGAACGATTTCATCTTCAACCTTATTATCTGGAACAGTCAAGGCTTTGTCAGAAGAATATGTATACTTTGATCAAAGCAAAGGAACGAATGCTTCAGTAACGGTTAAAGTTGGTGATAAAGTTACAAAAGGTCAGCAACTTGTTCAATACAATACGACAGCACCACAAGCAGCTTATGATACAGCTGTGAGAAATTTGAATAAAGTTGGACGTCAAATTAATTATCTTAAGACTTACGGTGTGCCGATGGCAACAACTGAGACAAGTACGGATGAAGAAACTGGCAAAACGACATCAACCACTGTACACCCAACACAACAACAAAATGCTGGCTACAAACAACAATTGCAAGATTTGAATGATGCTTATGCTGATGCGCAATCAGAAGTGAATAAAGCGCAGCAAACATTGAATGAAACAGTTATTGTTAGCAGTGTTGATGGGACAGTTGTAGAGGTTAATAATGATATTGATCCATCATCAAAAACCAGTCAAACTTTAGTACATGTGACATCAGAAGGTCAGCTACAAGTTAAAGGTTCATTAACTGAATTTGATTTAGCGACGGTAAAAGCAGAGCAACCAATTAAAATTAAATCAAAAGTACATCCAGACAAAGAGTGGGCTGGTAAAATTTCATACATTTCTAACTATCCCAAAGAAGGATCAGCGCCTGCAGGTGATCAAAGCCAAGCATCTTCTGGTGGATCAAGCTCAGCTTCCTATGATTATAAAGCTGATATCACAAGCCCATTGGATGATTTAAAACAAGGGTTTAGTGTTTCTGTTGAAGTCATTAATGAAGGCAAACATCTTCTAATCCCTGTAACGTCAGTTGTTAAAGAGGGGAAAAAGAATTATGTGTGGACTTATAACGACTCAACTGCCAAAGTATCAAAAACTGAAGTTACTGTTGGAAGTGCAGATGCTAAAAACCAAGAGGTTATTAGTGGGCTTAAGGTCGGTCAAATAGTTATTTCTAACCCAGATAAATCATTTACAGATGGCAAAAAACTAGAAGGTGTAACTTCTGCAGATACAAAAGCAAAGAAAGATGCTAAAAGATAA
- a CDS encoding uracil-xanthine permease family protein produces the protein MKDVIYDVEDIPKAGLLFGLSFQHLFAMFGATVLVPILVGIDPAVALLSSGLGTLAHLSVTKFKIPAYMGSSFAYIAAMQMLMKTDGIGAVAQGAITGGFVYLIVALVVKMIGNDWIDKILPPVVVGPIVMVIGLSLASTAVGDVMLKDGNYNLTYLLIGMVTLLAVIFFNIYGKGIIVIIPILLGLLIGYGFTLIVGLVTGQEIINFAPVAQAKWFSIPSVEIPFLTYAFKFYPSAILTMAPIAFVTMTEHFGHVMVLNSLTQRDYFKDPGLERTLTGDGLAQVIAGFLGAPPVTSYGENIGVMALNKIFSVYVIAGAAVIASFLSFVGKISAIIQSIPSPVIGGISIALFGVIASSGLKILIESKVDMDRKKNLLIASVIMVSGIGGLMLQIKGLQISGVAFSTLLGIILYQILPED, from the coding sequence ATGAAAGATGTTATTTACGACGTAGAAGATATTCCTAAAGCTGGTCTGCTATTTGGCTTATCCTTTCAACACTTATTTGCAATGTTTGGAGCAACAGTACTCGTTCCGATTCTTGTTGGAATTGATCCAGCTGTAGCACTGCTCTCGAGTGGTTTAGGAACGCTTGCTCACCTATCAGTAACAAAATTCAAAATCCCAGCTTATATGGGCTCAAGTTTTGCTTACATTGCAGCCATGCAAATGCTTATGAAAACGGATGGTATTGGCGCTGTTGCACAAGGTGCCATTACGGGAGGCTTTGTATACTTGATAGTTGCTTTAGTTGTCAAAATGATTGGAAATGACTGGATTGATAAAATATTACCCCCAGTGGTAGTAGGTCCGATTGTTATGGTTATTGGATTGAGTTTAGCTTCAACAGCAGTTGGCGATGTGATGCTTAAAGATGGCAATTACAATTTAACTTATCTACTTATTGGAATGGTAACCCTACTAGCTGTTATTTTCTTTAATATCTATGGTAAAGGTATCATTGTAATCATTCCAATATTATTAGGACTTTTAATAGGTTATGGATTTACTTTAATAGTAGGTCTTGTAACGGGACAAGAAATTATTAATTTTGCTCCGGTTGCACAAGCTAAATGGTTTAGCATACCATCTGTTGAAATCCCATTCTTAACTTATGCTTTTAAATTTTACCCAAGTGCTATTTTGACAATGGCTCCAATTGCATTTGTTACAATGACAGAACATTTTGGGCATGTTATGGTGTTAAACAGCTTAACACAAAGAGATTATTTCAAGGATCCAGGACTTGAGAGAACCTTGACAGGTGATGGTCTTGCACAAGTCATTGCCGGCTTCTTAGGTGCACCTCCAGTAACATCATACGGTGAAAATATTGGAGTAATGGCACTTAATAAAATTTTCTCGGTTTATGTTATTGCTGGAGCCGCAGTTATTGCTTCCTTCTTGAGCTTTGTAGGAAAAATCTCAGCCATCATTCAATCAATTCCGTCACCAGTTATTGGAGGTATCTCGATTGCACTCTTTGGTGTCATTGCTTCAAGTGGCCTCAAAATTCTTATTGAATCTAAAGTTGACATGGATCGTAAAAAGAATCTTCTGATTGCCAGTGTGATTATGGTATCTGGTATTGGAGGGTTAATGCTTCAAATTAAAGGCTTGCAAATTTCAGGAGTAGCATTCTCCACACTCTTAGGAATTATTTTATATCAAATTTTACCTGAAGATTAA
- the pyrR gene encoding bifunctional pyr operon transcriptional regulator/uracil phosphoribosyltransferase PyrR → MKSKEIVDDVTMKRAITRITYEIIERNKSLDNLVLAGIKTRGVYLARRIQKRLQELEGISVPIGELDIKPFRDDFKVEEDSTVMPVDISGKDIILVDDVLYTGRTIRAAIDNLVSLGRPARVGLAVLVDRGHRELPIRPDYVGKNIPTSSIEEIVVEVIEVDGQDRVSIVDPS, encoded by the coding sequence GTGAAAAGCAAAGAGATAGTAGATGATGTTACAATGAAACGTGCCATAACACGTATCACATACGAAATTATTGAGCGCAATAAAAGTTTAGATAATTTAGTTTTGGCTGGTATTAAAACACGAGGTGTTTATCTAGCAAGACGTATTCAAAAAAGATTACAAGAATTGGAAGGTATTTCCGTTCCGATAGGTGAATTGGATATTAAACCCTTTCGAGATGATTTTAAGGTTGAAGAAGACTCAACAGTTATGCCGGTTGATATCTCAGGTAAAGATATTATTTTAGTGGATGATGTTCTTTATACAGGAAGAACTATTCGAGCGGCTATTGACAATTTAGTTAGTTTAGGTAGACCAGCTCGTGTTGGTCTTGCAGTTCTTGTTGATAGAGGACATAGAGAATTGCCAATTCGACCTGATTATGTGGGTAAAAATATTCCAACAAGCAGTATTGAGGAAATCGTTGTTGAAGTTATTGAAGTTGATGGGCAAGATCGTGTCAGCATTGTAGATCCAAGCTAA
- a CDS encoding RluA family pseudouridine synthase yields MKLVIKESGSRLDKALADLTELSRSQANDEIKKGLVLVNGLPSKAKYQVKTGDEIDYQLPEEEVLDYQAENLPIDIIYQDDAIVIVNKAQGMVVHPSAGHTQGTLVNALMYHIKDLSTINGVVRPGIVHRIDKDTSGLLMVAKNDEAHRVLADELKAKKSLRKYLAIVHGNLPNDRGMIEAPIGRSDKDGKKQAVIANGKEAITRFNVLERFGDYTLVELTLETGRTHQIRVHMAYIGHPVAGDLTYGPRKTLAGNGQFLHAQTLGLTHPRTGETMTFQAEPPQIFQETLEKLRKSNCQ; encoded by the coding sequence ATGAAATTAGTTATAAAAGAGTCTGGTAGTCGCCTAGACAAAGCACTGGCAGACTTGACAGAACTGTCTAGAAGTCAGGCTAATGATGAAATAAAAAAGGGCCTTGTCTTAGTCAATGGTCTACCAAGTAAAGCAAAATATCAAGTCAAAACAGGTGATGAAATTGATTATCAACTTCCCGAAGAAGAAGTATTAGATTATCAAGCAGAAAATCTTCCGATTGATATTATTTACCAAGATGATGCCATTGTTATTGTTAATAAGGCTCAAGGAATGGTAGTTCATCCTTCAGCTGGCCATACTCAAGGAACTTTAGTTAATGCATTGATGTATCACATTAAAGACCTCTCAACCATTAATGGAGTTGTTAGACCAGGTATCGTTCATCGTATTGATAAAGACACCTCGGGCTTATTAATGGTTGCTAAAAATGATGAGGCGCATCGTGTTTTAGCTGATGAATTAAAAGCTAAGAAATCCTTGCGCAAATACCTTGCCATTGTTCATGGAAATCTTCCAAATGATCGTGGTATGATCGAAGCACCGATTGGTCGTAGTGACAAAGACGGTAAAAAACAAGCGGTTATCGCTAATGGCAAAGAAGCCATTACTCGCTTTAATGTCTTAGAACGTTTTGGAGATTATACACTTGTAGAATTAACTTTGGAAACAGGTCGTACGCATCAAATCCGTGTTCATATGGCTTATATTGGCCATCCTGTTGCAGGAGATTTGACCTACGGTCCACGTAAAACATTAGCTGGAAATGGTCAGTTTTTACATGCGCAAACCTTAGGATTGACCCATCCAAGAACCGGAGAAACAATGACTTTTCAAGCAGAACCGCCTCAAATTTTTCAAGAAACGCTTGAAAAATTAAGAAAAAGCAATTGCCAGTAA
- the lspA gene encoding signal peptidase II: MKWIKLLLWSVVLVALDQLSKWWTVSTISLGEIKPFIPGFVSLTYLQNKGAAFSILQDQQWFFTVITIAVLSFAVYYYITNKQMHFWKELALFLIISGAIGNFSDRLTLGYVVDMVHLDVIDFAIFNVADSYLCVGVFLLMVILWKED; encoded by the coding sequence ATGAAATGGATAAAACTACTACTTTGGAGTGTTGTACTAGTAGCACTGGATCAACTGAGCAAATGGTGGACAGTCTCAACTATTTCTTTAGGTGAGATAAAACCGTTTATTCCAGGTTTTGTTAGTCTTACTTATTTGCAAAATAAAGGTGCAGCTTTTTCGATTCTACAAGATCAACAATGGTTTTTCACAGTGATCACAATAGCGGTACTTAGCTTTGCTGTCTACTATTATATCACCAATAAACAGATGCATTTTTGGAAAGAATTAGCCCTATTTCTGATTATTTCAGGAGCTATTGGTAATTTTAGTGACCGACTCACTTTGGGATATGTGGTTGATATGGTTCATTTAGATGTTATCGATTTTGCTATTTTTAACGTTGCAGATTCCTATTTATGTGTAGGTGTTTTTCTCTTAATGGTAATTCTATGGAAGGAAGATTAA